A single region of the Flavobacteriales bacterium genome encodes:
- a CDS encoding FAD-dependent monooxygenase, which translates to MIMAQKINISGAGLVGSLLSIYLKDRGHDVTMYERRPDMRRTDISAGKSINLAMSDRGWKGLEGAGIADEVRDVAIPMYKRVMHAVDGTLTDQPYGKEGQAIYSVSRGGLNARLMDLAEKKGVKIEFNQKCADVDPDSSTATFESYETGETTQVGGDALFGTDGAFSAVRAVMQKTDRFTYSQQYIEHGYKELNIEPNADGSHKLEKNALHIWPRGQYMLIALPNTDGSFTCTLFFPYEGDPSFETIKTKADVESFFESQFADVIPLMPDYADQYFENPTASLVIVRCFPWSRNGKVCLLGDASHAIVPFYGQGMNSGFEDCSVLAELMDEHGDDWKTIFPKFEKLRKPNSDAIADLAMRNFVEMRDLTGDPQFLLQKQIEARFHQKYPEQWLPLYSMVTFSHIPYAEALAEGQRQDRIMAEIMAMPSIHRMWDTVEVEQKILELLNKY; encoded by the coding sequence TTGATCATGGCACAGAAGATCAACATTAGCGGAGCAGGACTCGTAGGGTCACTGCTTTCTATTTATTTAAAGGACCGCGGGCACGATGTTACCATGTACGAGCGTAGGCCCGACATGCGAAGGACGGACATCTCTGCCGGTAAATCGATCAACCTGGCCATGAGTGACCGCGGTTGGAAAGGCCTGGAAGGCGCGGGAATCGCGGATGAGGTACGCGACGTGGCCATTCCCATGTACAAGCGCGTGATGCACGCCGTAGATGGAACTTTGACCGACCAGCCGTACGGTAAGGAAGGACAGGCTATTTACAGTGTTTCGCGGGGAGGATTGAATGCGCGATTGATGGATCTTGCCGAGAAGAAAGGAGTCAAGATCGAATTCAATCAAAAATGTGCCGACGTGGATCCGGATTCGTCGACAGCGACATTTGAATCGTACGAAACCGGTGAAACGACACAAGTCGGCGGAGATGCATTGTTCGGAACGGACGGTGCGTTCTCGGCTGTACGAGCGGTAATGCAGAAGACGGATCGTTTTACATACAGCCAACAGTACATCGAGCACGGTTATAAAGAACTCAATATTGAGCCAAATGCCGACGGGAGCCACAAACTCGAAAAGAACGCTTTGCATATTTGGCCTCGAGGTCAATACATGCTCATCGCGCTTCCGAATACCGACGGAAGCTTTACCTGTACCTTGTTCTTCCCATATGAAGGCGACCCTAGCTTCGAGACCATTAAGACCAAGGCCGATGTGGAGTCGTTCTTTGAATCTCAGTTCGCCGACGTGATTCCACTGATGCCGGATTACGCCGATCAATATTTTGAGAACCCGACCGCTAGCTTAGTTATTGTTCGCTGCTTCCCATGGAGCCGCAATGGAAAAGTTTGTCTTTTAGGCGATGCTTCGCATGCGATTGTGCCGTTCTACGGGCAAGGGATGAACAGCGGATTTGAGGATTGCTCGGTACTCGCCGAATTGATGGATGAGCACGGCGACGATTGGAAAACCATATTCCCCAAGTTCGAAAAGCTCCGCAAACCGAACTCCGATGCTATAGCCGATCTGGCGATGCGCAACTTCGTGGAGATGCGCGACCTAACTGGTGACCCTCAGTTTTTACTTCAGAAGCAGATCGAGGCGCGTTTTCATCAGAAGTACCCGGAGCAATGGTTGCCGTTGTATTCTATGGTGACTTTTAGTCATATTCCCTATGCCGAAGCATTGGCCGAAGGTCAGCGGCAAGACAGGATCATGGCCGAGATCATGGCGATGCCGTCTATTCACCGCATGTGGGATACGGTAGAGGTTGAGCAAAAGATCCTGGAGTTGCTGAACAAGTACTGA
- a CDS encoding T9SS type A sorting domain-containing protein → MKRTLLSFVALMLIFSAYGQINYKRLRVAPTKTVRVDPLAPRVDYSPQLITLEKPTPGKQLSEKELAKWKADARFGKHRSSGTELVDTAARPILVKEWPGNSADGIPNDNSMAVSENGYLIAVINSRIRCHDLYGDSTLWQSSLGSFCVDLGFGNSKYDPRAVYDPVANRFIAVWLNGFTYETSQIIIAVSASEDPSDEWLLYSLPGNPLENDTWSDYPHISISTHDLYITFNTFLNGSSNNSGYVESTFWQIPLPQMYDGTLTETNYYYDMEYGGITMFNHTGVQGGSALYGPDFYLLNTRNLDPQNDTVFLVHVTDHGLGDPDLEITPVIMDEAYGLPPEGRQEGSSTFDTNDGRVQDAFYENDQIQFVLNSRDFGNNSAGIYHGGIKNVSTGNYETWARTVSRDSLDLAYSSLTYTGKSFLENDAMLTFLYSGEEQYASFGAIYFDNQGRYSEITPILEGNGIVNVLTSIKERWGDYTGAQRDYNVPGAVWATGSYGRSGFGKTTGTRAAHLHAPTIDDDPTLPNETFEGVLFPNPSQDHFEMEFTLASDENLTFEIVSVNGQFSDVLLRRFTQMGVHRFSFDTAHLSAGSYVLIVTDGEGNQVKRERVIVLK, encoded by the coding sequence ATGAAAAGAACGCTCCTCTCTTTTGTCGCTTTGATGTTGATTTTTTCGGCCTACGGCCAGATTAACTACAAACGCCTGCGAGTCGCCCCCACAAAGACGGTTCGCGTTGATCCTCTCGCCCCACGAGTCGATTATTCCCCACAACTCATCACCCTCGAAAAACCGACGCCCGGAAAACAATTGAGCGAAAAGGAACTCGCCAAATGGAAAGCCGATGCGCGTTTTGGAAAACACCGTTCATCGGGTACCGAACTCGTCGATACCGCTGCACGCCCCATCCTTGTAAAAGAGTGGCCCGGAAATAGCGCAGACGGAATCCCCAACGACAATTCCATGGCCGTTTCCGAAAACGGATACCTCATCGCGGTGATCAACTCGCGTATTCGCTGCCACGACCTCTATGGCGACTCCACTTTGTGGCAAAGCTCACTTGGATCTTTCTGTGTGGACCTTGGGTTCGGAAACAGTAAATACGACCCTCGCGCCGTGTACGATCCCGTGGCCAATCGATTCATTGCCGTTTGGCTAAATGGCTTTACCTACGAAACCAGTCAAATCATCATCGCCGTTAGTGCAAGCGAAGACCCTTCTGACGAATGGCTTCTGTACTCGCTGCCCGGTAACCCACTCGAGAATGATACTTGGAGCGACTACCCTCACATCTCCATTTCAACGCACGACCTGTACATCACCTTTAACACCTTCCTTAATGGTTCGTCGAACAACAGCGGATATGTAGAATCCACGTTCTGGCAGATTCCACTGCCGCAGATGTACGATGGAACACTGACCGAAACGAACTATTACTATGACATGGAGTACGGTGGCATTACCATGTTCAACCATACCGGAGTTCAAGGCGGTTCGGCCCTCTATGGACCGGATTTTTACCTGCTCAATACGCGAAACCTGGATCCTCAGAACGATACAGTATTCTTGGTACACGTGACCGATCATGGACTGGGGGATCCCGATCTAGAGATTACCCCGGTGATCATGGACGAAGCCTATGGCCTTCCGCCCGAAGGGCGCCAAGAAGGAAGCTCGACCTTCGACACTAACGACGGACGTGTACAAGATGCCTTTTACGAAAACGATCAAATTCAATTCGTTTTGAACTCTCGCGATTTCGGAAACAACAGCGCCGGGATCTATCACGGTGGAATAAAGAATGTGTCGACGGGCAACTACGAAACTTGGGCGCGCACTGTTTCGCGTGATTCGCTGGACCTCGCATATTCGAGCCTGACCTACACCGGAAAGAGCTTTTTGGAGAACGACGCCATGCTTACCTTCTTGTACAGTGGTGAGGAACAATACGCCAGTTTCGGTGCCATTTATTTCGACAACCAAGGGCGTTACAGCGAGATCACCCCAATTCTCGAGGGGAACGGCATCGTCAACGTACTTACGAGCATCAAAGAGCGGTGGGGAGATTACACTGGTGCGCAACGCGACTACAACGTACCGGGAGCTGTTTGGGCTACCGGTAGTTACGGACGTTCGGGATTCGGTAAAACCACCGGAACGCGAGCCGCTCACCTTCACGCTCCAACGATCGACGACGATCCTACCCTACCTAACGAAACCTTTGAGGGAGTTCTGTTTCCCAACCCGAGCCAGGATCATTTCGAAATGGAGTTCACTCTGGCCAGCGATGAAAACCTCACCTTTGAGATCGTCAGTGTCAATGGACAATTCAGCGATGTGCTATTGAGGCGCTTTACGCAAATGGGTGTTCATCGATTCTCATTCGACACCGCACATTTGTCGGCAGGCAGCTATGTACTGATCGTTACTGATGGTGAAGGAAATCAGGTAAAACGCGAACGCGTGATCGTGCTCAAGTAA
- the kynU gene encoding kynureninase translates to MDYQFSLDFARTQDSADPLRGFRDEFYFPQHNGQDVVYLTGNSLGLQPKPVREYIEQELEDWSKHGVEGHFNARRPWMPYHEFFQKSLARLMGAKETEVVPMNGLTTNLHLLMVSFFRPQGARTKMLTEAKAFPSDRYAVESQLKFHGLDPAEHLIEVGPREGEHTIREEDVLKAIEGNADELALVFIGGVNYYSGQLFDMEKITEAARAVGARIGWDLAHAAGNVDLKLHEWGPDFAAWCSYKYLNSGPGSVSGVFVHERHHRDKELHRFAGWWGHNKERRFLMEPGFDPIESAEAWQLSNTPVFAMAPHLASLHQFDRMNLDDRAAKRRDLTGYLEFVINDVAKRHNATFEIITPKDSAQRGSQLSVLMHGQGKALFDRLSEKGVIADWREPNVIRMAPVPMYNSYEDIFRFGTYLNEALTELNH, encoded by the coding sequence ATGGACTATCAGTTTTCCCTCGATTTTGCACGAACACAAGATTCTGCGGACCCACTGCGCGGTTTTCGCGACGAGTTTTACTTTCCGCAGCACAATGGCCAGGATGTGGTTTATTTAACCGGGAATTCACTGGGCTTGCAGCCCAAACCGGTGAGAGAGTACATTGAGCAAGAATTGGAAGACTGGTCCAAACATGGGGTAGAGGGGCATTTCAATGCCCGCCGCCCGTGGATGCCTTACCACGAGTTTTTTCAGAAGTCATTGGCTCGACTCATGGGCGCCAAAGAGACCGAGGTGGTTCCCATGAACGGCTTGACCACGAATCTTCACTTGTTGATGGTAAGCTTCTTCCGCCCGCAGGGCGCAAGAACCAAAATGCTTACAGAAGCCAAAGCGTTTCCGAGCGACCGGTATGCTGTGGAATCACAACTGAAATTCCACGGCTTGGATCCGGCCGAGCACCTGATCGAGGTAGGGCCTCGCGAGGGTGAGCACACGATTCGCGAAGAGGATGTATTGAAGGCGATCGAGGGTAACGCCGACGAATTGGCTCTCGTGTTTATCGGAGGAGTCAATTATTACAGCGGGCAGCTGTTCGATATGGAAAAGATCACCGAGGCTGCTCGTGCGGTCGGAGCGCGAATTGGCTGGGATTTAGCTCATGCCGCAGGAAACGTGGATCTAAAATTACACGAATGGGGGCCGGATTTTGCCGCGTGGTGTAGTTATAAATACTTAAATTCGGGTCCGGGAAGTGTATCGGGCGTGTTCGTGCACGAACGACATCACCGCGATAAAGAACTTCACCGATTTGCGGGTTGGTGGGGCCATAACAAGGAACGCCGCTTTTTGATGGAACCCGGCTTCGATCCAATCGAGTCGGCCGAGGCTTGGCAGCTCAGTAACACCCCGGTCTTTGCTATGGCACCCCATTTAGCTTCTCTTCACCAATTCGACCGTATGAACCTCGATGATCGCGCGGCCAAGCGTCGTGATCTCACCGGGTATTTGGAGTTCGTCATTAATGACGTGGCCAAGCGGCACAATGCCACGTTCGAGATAATTACGCCAAAAGATAGTGCACAGCGCGGAAGTCAATTGTCCGTTCTCATGCACGGACAGGGCAAGGCACTGTTCGATCGACTATCCGAAAAAGGGGTGATCGCCGATTGGCGTGAGCCGAACGTCATTCGCATGGCACCCGTTCCGATGTACAATAGTTACGAAGATATCTTCCGTTTCGGAACCTATCTGAACGAAGCACTTACCGAATTAAATCATTGA